A region of Eschrichtius robustus isolate mEscRob2 chromosome 19, mEscRob2.pri, whole genome shotgun sequence DNA encodes the following proteins:
- the CTCF gene encoding transcriptional repressor CTCF isoform X2 — MEGEAVESIVEESETFIKGKERKTYQRRREGGQEEDACHLPQNQTDGGEVVQDVNSSVQMVMMEQLDPTLLQMKTEVMEGAVAPEAEAAVDDTQIITLQVVNMEEQPINIGELQLVQVPVPVTVPVATTSVEELQGAYENEVSKEGLAESEPMICHTLPLPEGFQVVKVGANGEVETLEQGELPPQEDPSWQKDPDYQPPAKKTKKTKKSKLRYTEEGKDVDVSVYDFEEEQQEGLLSEVNAEKVVGNMKPPKPTKIKKKGVKKTFQCELCSYTCPRRSNLDRHMKSHTDERPHKCHLCGRAFRTVTLLRNHLNTHTGTRPHKCPDCDMAFVTSGELVRHRRYKHTHEKPFKCSMCDYASVEVSKLKRHIRSHTGERPFQCSLCSYASRDTYKLKRHMRTHSGEKPYECYICHARFTQSGTMKMHILQKHTENVAKFHCPHCDTVIARKSDLGVHLRKQHSYIEQGKKCRYCDAVFHERYALIQHQKSHKNEKRFKCDQCDYACRQERHMIMHKRTHTGEKPYACSHCDKTFRQKQLLDMHFKRYHDPNFVPAAFVCSKCGKTFTRRNTMARHADNCAGPDGVEGENGGETKKSKRGRKRKMRSKKEDSSDSENAEPDLDDNEDEEEPAVEIEPEPEPQPVTPAPPPAKKRRGRPPGRTNQPKQTQPIIQVEDQNTGAIENIIVEVKKEPDAEPAEGEEEEPQPAATDAPNGDLTPEMILSMMDR, encoded by the exons ATGGAAGGTGAGGCGGTTGAATCCATTGTGGAAGAGTCTGAAACTTTCattaaaggaaaggagagaaagactTACCAGAGACGCCGGGAAGGGGGCCAAGAAGAGGACGCTTGCCACCTACCCCAGAACCAGACTGATGGGGGTGAGGTGGTCCAGGATGTCAATAGCAGTGTACAGATGGTAATGATGGAACAGCTGGATCCTACCCTTCTTCAGATGAAGACTGAAGTAATGGAGGGTGCAGTTGCTCCAGAAGCAGAGGCTGCTGTAGACGATACCCAGATTATAACCTTGCAGGTTGTAAATATGGAGGAACAGCCTATAAACATAGGAGAGCTTCAGCTTGTGCAAGTACCCGTTCCCGTGACTGTACCTGTTGCTACCACTTCAGTAGAAGAACTTCAGGGGGCTTATGAGAATGAAGTGTCTAAAGAGGGCCTTGCAGAAAGTGAACCCATGATATGTCACACCTTACCTTTGCCTGAAGGGTTtcaagtggtgaaagtgggggcCAATGGAGAGGTGGAGACGCTAGAGCAAGGGGAACTTCCACCTCAGGAAGATCCTAGTTGGCAAAAAGACCCAGACTATCAACCACCCGCCAAAAAAACGAAGAAAACCAAAAAGAGCAAACTGCGTTACACGGAAGAGGGCAAAGATGTGGATGTGTCTGTGTACGATTTTGAGGAAGAGCAGCAGGAGGGTCTGCTGTCAGAGGTTAACGCAGAGAAAGTGGTTGGTAACATGAAGCCTCcaaaaccaacaaaaattaaaaagaaag GTGTAAAGAAGACATTCCAGTGTGAGCTTTGCAGTTACACATGTCCACGGCGTTCAAATTTGGATcggcacatgaaaagtcacactGATGAGAGACCACACAAGTGCCATCTCTGTGGCAGGGCATTCAGGACAGTCACCCTTCTGAGGAATCACcttaacacacacacag GTACTCGTCCTCACAAGTGCCCAGACTGCGACATGGCCTTCGTGACTAGTGGAGAATTGGTGCGGCATCGTCGTTACAAACACACCCATGAGAAGCCATTTAAGTGTTCCATGTGCGATTACGCCAGTGTAGAA GTCAGCAAATTAAAACGTCACATTCGCTCTCACACTGGAGAGCGTCCTTTCCAGTGCAGCTTATGCAGTTATGCCAGCAGGGACACATACAAGCTGAAAAGGCACATGAGAACCCATTCAG GGGAAAAACCTTATGAATGTTATATTTGTCATGCACGGTTTACCCAAAGTGGTACCATGAAGATGCACATTTTACAGAAGCACACAGAAAATGTGGCCAAATTTCACTGTCCCCACTGTGACACTGTCATAGCCCGAAAAAGTGATTTGG GTGTCCACTTGCGAAAGCAGCATTCCTACATTGAGCAGGGCAAGAAATGCCGATACTGCGATGCTGTATTTCATGAGCGCTATGCCCTCATCCAGCACCAGAAGTCACACAAGAACGAGAAGCGCTTTAAGTGTGATCAGTGTGATTACGCTTGCAGACAG GAGAGGCACATGATCATGCATAAGCGCACCCACACCGGGGAGAAGCCTTATGCCTGCAGCCACTGCGACAAGACCTTCCGCCAGAAACAGCTCCTTGACATGCACTTCAAACGCTATCATGACCCCAACTTTGTCCCCGCGGCCTTCGTCTGTTCTAAGTGTGGGAAAACATTTACCCGCCGG AATACCATGGCAAGACATGCTGATAATTGTGCTGGTCCAGATGGTGTAGAAGGGGAAAATGGAGGAGAAACGAAGAAGAGTAAAcgtggaaggaaaagaaagatgcgCTCTAAAAAGGAAGACTCCTCTGACAGTG AAAATGCTGAGCCAGACCTGGATGACAATGAGGATGAGGAGGAGCCTGCCGTGGAGATTGAACCCGAGCCAGAGCCTCAGCCTGTGACCCCAGCCCCACCACCTGCCAAGAAGCGGAGAGGACGCCCCCCTGGCAGAACCAACCAGCCCAAACAGACCCAGC CCATTATTCAGGTCGAAGACCAGAATACAGGTGCAATTGAGAACATTATAGTTGAAGTCAAAAAAGAGCCAGACGCAGAGCCCgcggagggggaggaagaggagcccCAGCCAGCCGCCACAGACGCCCCCAACGGAGACCTCACGCCCGAGATGATCCTCAGCATGATGGACCGGTGA
- the CTCF gene encoding transcriptional repressor CTCF isoform X1, giving the protein MEGEAVESIVEESETFIKGKERKTYQRRREGGQEEDACHLPQNQTDGGEVVQDVNSSVQMVMMEQLDPTLLQMKTEVMEGAVAPEAEAAVDDTQIITLQVVNMEEQPINIGELQLVQVPVPVTVPVATTSVEELQGAYENEVSKEGLAESEPMICHTLPLPEGFQVVKVGANGEVETLEQGELPPQEDPSWQKDPDYQPPAKKTKKTKKSKLRYTEEGKDVDVSVYDFEEEQQEGLLSEVNAEKVVGNMKPPKPTKIKKKGVKKTFQCELCSYTCPRRSNLDRHMKSHTDERPHKCHLCGRAFRTVTLLRNHLNTHTGTRPHKCPDCDMAFVTSGELVRHRRYKHTHEKPFKCSMCDYASVEVSKLKRHIRSHTGERPFQCSLCSYASRDTYKLKRHMRTHSGEKPYECYICHARFTQSGTMKMHILQKHTENVAKFHCPHCDTVIARKSDLGVHLRKQHSYIEQGKKCRYCDAVFHERYALIQHQKSHKNEKRFKCDQCDYACRQERHMIMHKRTHTGEKPYACSHCDKTFRQKQLLDMHFKRYHDPNFVPAAFVCSKCGKTFTRRNTMARHADNCAGPDGVEGENGGETKKSKRGRKRKMRSKKEDSSDSENAEPDLDDNEDEEEPAVEIEPEPEPQPVTPAPPPAKKRRGRPPGRTNQPKQTQPTAIIQVEDQNTGAIENIIVEVKKEPDAEPAEGEEEEPQPAATDAPNGDLTPEMILSMMDR; this is encoded by the exons ATGGAAGGTGAGGCGGTTGAATCCATTGTGGAAGAGTCTGAAACTTTCattaaaggaaaggagagaaagactTACCAGAGACGCCGGGAAGGGGGCCAAGAAGAGGACGCTTGCCACCTACCCCAGAACCAGACTGATGGGGGTGAGGTGGTCCAGGATGTCAATAGCAGTGTACAGATGGTAATGATGGAACAGCTGGATCCTACCCTTCTTCAGATGAAGACTGAAGTAATGGAGGGTGCAGTTGCTCCAGAAGCAGAGGCTGCTGTAGACGATACCCAGATTATAACCTTGCAGGTTGTAAATATGGAGGAACAGCCTATAAACATAGGAGAGCTTCAGCTTGTGCAAGTACCCGTTCCCGTGACTGTACCTGTTGCTACCACTTCAGTAGAAGAACTTCAGGGGGCTTATGAGAATGAAGTGTCTAAAGAGGGCCTTGCAGAAAGTGAACCCATGATATGTCACACCTTACCTTTGCCTGAAGGGTTtcaagtggtgaaagtgggggcCAATGGAGAGGTGGAGACGCTAGAGCAAGGGGAACTTCCACCTCAGGAAGATCCTAGTTGGCAAAAAGACCCAGACTATCAACCACCCGCCAAAAAAACGAAGAAAACCAAAAAGAGCAAACTGCGTTACACGGAAGAGGGCAAAGATGTGGATGTGTCTGTGTACGATTTTGAGGAAGAGCAGCAGGAGGGTCTGCTGTCAGAGGTTAACGCAGAGAAAGTGGTTGGTAACATGAAGCCTCcaaaaccaacaaaaattaaaaagaaag GTGTAAAGAAGACATTCCAGTGTGAGCTTTGCAGTTACACATGTCCACGGCGTTCAAATTTGGATcggcacatgaaaagtcacactGATGAGAGACCACACAAGTGCCATCTCTGTGGCAGGGCATTCAGGACAGTCACCCTTCTGAGGAATCACcttaacacacacacag GTACTCGTCCTCACAAGTGCCCAGACTGCGACATGGCCTTCGTGACTAGTGGAGAATTGGTGCGGCATCGTCGTTACAAACACACCCATGAGAAGCCATTTAAGTGTTCCATGTGCGATTACGCCAGTGTAGAA GTCAGCAAATTAAAACGTCACATTCGCTCTCACACTGGAGAGCGTCCTTTCCAGTGCAGCTTATGCAGTTATGCCAGCAGGGACACATACAAGCTGAAAAGGCACATGAGAACCCATTCAG GGGAAAAACCTTATGAATGTTATATTTGTCATGCACGGTTTACCCAAAGTGGTACCATGAAGATGCACATTTTACAGAAGCACACAGAAAATGTGGCCAAATTTCACTGTCCCCACTGTGACACTGTCATAGCCCGAAAAAGTGATTTGG GTGTCCACTTGCGAAAGCAGCATTCCTACATTGAGCAGGGCAAGAAATGCCGATACTGCGATGCTGTATTTCATGAGCGCTATGCCCTCATCCAGCACCAGAAGTCACACAAGAACGAGAAGCGCTTTAAGTGTGATCAGTGTGATTACGCTTGCAGACAG GAGAGGCACATGATCATGCATAAGCGCACCCACACCGGGGAGAAGCCTTATGCCTGCAGCCACTGCGACAAGACCTTCCGCCAGAAACAGCTCCTTGACATGCACTTCAAACGCTATCATGACCCCAACTTTGTCCCCGCGGCCTTCGTCTGTTCTAAGTGTGGGAAAACATTTACCCGCCGG AATACCATGGCAAGACATGCTGATAATTGTGCTGGTCCAGATGGTGTAGAAGGGGAAAATGGAGGAGAAACGAAGAAGAGTAAAcgtggaaggaaaagaaagatgcgCTCTAAAAAGGAAGACTCCTCTGACAGTG AAAATGCTGAGCCAGACCTGGATGACAATGAGGATGAGGAGGAGCCTGCCGTGGAGATTGAACCCGAGCCAGAGCCTCAGCCTGTGACCCCAGCCCCACCACCTGCCAAGAAGCGGAGAGGACGCCCCCCTGGCAGAACCAACCAGCCCAAACAGACCCAGC CAACAGCCATTATTCAGGTCGAAGACCAGAATACAGGTGCAATTGAGAACATTATAGTTGAAGTCAAAAAAGAGCCAGACGCAGAGCCCgcggagggggaggaagaggagcccCAGCCAGCCGCCACAGACGCCCCCAACGGAGACCTCACGCCCGAGATGATCCTCAGCATGATGGACCGGTGA